CGTTCACGCTGGCCCCGGCGCCTCCCCGTCTGCCCCATGGCCCCCTCTGCTTCCGGGccttcccccgtgtctccctccctctgggccgCTTCCTGCTGGCCGGCTCCGCTCCGGACTTCACGCCCGTTCCGGCTGCTGCCCTTCTCATCGGCGACCTGCCCGCTCCTGCCTCCGCCTCctgctcctgccctgcctctcctgctgtcAGGCGCTGGGCCGCGCCTGGCGGGTTCTTGCCTATTTCACACCCGCCCCCCGATCCCCTGCCTCCCGcccttcctgcccctgctccggCTCTTGTCCTCGCCGGCCTTCCTGCCCTGTTTGTGGCGTTCGTCGCCTCCGTGGGCTCTCCGCCGCCCCTCTGCTCTGCGCATGGCCCTGCCCCTGCTTGGCCTGGCCCTGCCCCTGCTTGGcctggccctgccccctccGGGCTGTGCCCCTCCCTCCGTCGGCGTCCTGCCCAATCCTGTctccgcttcccccccccccctctactgcTGCCGGGCGCTGAGCCGCACCCTGCGGGTTCCCACACCCTGCCTCGCCCGCCTCCTCCTGCCCCGGCTTTGGCTCCTGCCCTCGCTGACCTTCCTGGCCTTTTCACTGCATCCTTCGCCTCCTTGGTAACTCCCTGCCccgtccctgccccacccctgCGTGCTCTGTCCTGCCCTCGCCTGCTCTGGGCCACGCACCCCTGACCGTGTACTGCAGGTGGCTCCGCTCCAGATGATCCCCCCGCCCTGGCTGCTGCCCTTCTCATCgggtccctgccccctcctgacTCCACCTTCATGCTGGCTACAGCGCCTCCCCCTGCCCgctcctgcctcctggccttccactgtctctctccctccgggcCGCTGTCCCCCTGGGTGTCCCCGCTCTGGCCATCCTGCCCGCCCCGGCTGCTGCCTTCCCTGTTGGGGCCCTGTCGCCCCTGCTTTCGCTCTGCCCACAGCACCTCCCGTTGCCCCCTCTgtggccccctctgcctccgggCCTCCCCCCcgtgtctgcctccctccgggCGGCCGTCCCCCGGGTCATTACGTGGACCTggccgtccttctcctcccgtcccGGGTTGCTGCCCCCCGCACCGTTGTCgtggccctgtcctcctctgttgtcGGGTTTCGCTGTCCGCCCTGCCCGGTCCTGGGGTGTCCGGTCCTGGCTTCCACCTGGCCCCCTTTCGCCTCCTCCGGCCCTcctttccctgcccctccctgcagcccctcccGTCCGGCCCCCCGACCCTGGTGGTCCGTAACGATTTCGATGgctgctccttgtctctccttgcCTGCCGGAGCCTCCATGCATGCTCCTTCTGCGGCAGGACCCGCTCTCGCTCCCTCGACCCGGCCGGCCTGCGGGCCTTGGGACCGCGTTCGAGGCCCTCCCGTCCGCCCGCCTTGCTGGGTTTCCTTGGGGTTCACTGGCAGCACTCAAACTGCTTGCCGTCTGCCTGGCATTGGATGCAAAAGCAGACCGTGCATCTTCGACCGTTTCTTGAAGCACTCCGCTTGATCCTCCTCAACGAGTCCAGaagtcccctcctccttcatctcctggacgacttcctcactatgagccccccttcatctccactggcgcaaggcccccacaccgcatcaggcttggctctgctaccagcctccacaaaccacaacaggcttggctctgctaccagcctctaccacactgcatcgggcttggctctgctaccagcctctaccacactgattcctgtaccatcttcccacgacggcacccctccacaaccttcactccacacccagaggccatcctccaagcttcattccacgcacacatacacctctccatCCGCACTTCCACTATCCTTGTGTACCTCAGTGgcatcaacttcttctgcaagttgctctccctctgcacggctccccctcactgccgacctgctagccgcctgcatacacacactgcgcactggctactcctccccttccaccgattccaccttagaggccatgttcctcctggccttcagc
The Osmerus mordax isolate fOsmMor3 chromosome 25, fOsmMor3.pri, whole genome shotgun sequence DNA segment above includes these coding regions:
- the LOC136933335 gene encoding uncharacterized protein, which codes for MHGGSGRQGETRSSHRNRYGPPGSGGRTGGAAGRGRERRAGGGERGPGGSQDRTPQDRAGRTAKPDNRGGQGHDNGAGGSNPGREEKDGQVHVMTRGTAARREADTGGRPGGRGGHRGGNGRCCGQSESRGDRAPTGKAAAGAGRMARAGTPRGTAARRERDSGRPGGRSGQGEAL